The genomic interval GCATTGGTATGGTATTAAAAACATTTCCCAAAAATGAAACTAATTTAAAAGCCATGCTGTTGGAAATGATAGAAAATGATCCTTTTTTTAAATCAAAAATGAGCCAGGGAATGCAAATAACTAAAATAGCTGGTTGGCCTTTATCTTGTTATGACCCCACTACAATTAATGTAAAAGACAGAGTTTTACTCACTGGTGATGCAGCAGGATTTATCAATCCGTTTACTGGCGAAGGAATACAATATGCTTTGCAAAGTGGAAGATTAGCTGCCGAAACAATCATCGAAAGCTTCAAAACAGAGAATTTTAGTGCGGGCTCACTGAAACGTTTTGATACTAAAGTGAGCGAACAGATAACCCATGATTTGAGTTTTGTAAATATTGTGATGCAATTAACACGCAATCGCAATCTAAATGTGTTGTGGTTAAACATCCTAAAAATCATTTTATATCAAGCAAAGAAAAACCCCAAACATGCTTCTTTAAGCGGGGGTTTTTTTGTGGGAATAGTTCCTATGTATAGACTATTATCGATTTCATATACTGGCAAAACGATATTGGACAGCATCTCCTGTTTCTTTAAGACGAAGAATATTTTTAAACAAACAATCATTTTTATACACCAACAAATATTGCAGGTAGTTAACCAAAAAATGGCTCATTTAAACTGGATAACATACCTTGGTAATTCGGTATTTTTATTCATGCGACTTAGTATAAAAGTAGGATTCATAAAAATGTGCATATTTTTAAAACGACTGTGTAGTAGGGCCTAAGGCCTATGAAACTGCTACCGGCTCTATTGCAAAAACGAACAGTAGCTTTTCAAAAATATTTGCTTGGGCAACATAGCACTGTTGAAATAGTTATTGAGCAAAATCAATTTGCCAAATTGAACACCCGGACATCGGAGGCTTGATAATTTTCTTATTTACCTCTTATCGGGCTTAGCTGCTTATATGCTCATGCCGAAAATGCTTCCCTAAAAACATCCTCATTTAATGAAAATTTGGCAATGCTTATGTCGAACTGAGGTCAACCCAATTTTTTCTTTAAGTCTAATAGGGTTCTACTTCCAGTACAGAACAAAGCTACTTTTAATTCGTACTCTATTGTCTGCATGCATAAACTAACTTGTTCAGATGATTTTAGTGCTGCTTCAAGCATTGGTTTTGCATAACCAACTGTTGTTGCCCCAAGTGCAAAAAGCTTAGCAGCATTTAACCCGTTATATACTCCACCAGATCCCCAAATTTCGTAAGAGGGGTTAATTTCCATTGCAAGTTTTACTGAGGTTGCAGTGTCAATTCCCCAGTTGCGAAAAGTTATGGCGGCTTGTTGTCTCATTGGGTCACCAGTGGCTCTATGCCCTTCAATTCGTCCCCAGTGAGTTCCGCCTAATCCTCCTACATCAATTGCTGCAATGCCAATATCATTTAAGCGTGTCATTGTTTCACGTGAAAAACCGCAACCAGTTTCTTTGACTATAATGGGCAACTCAAAATTTTTTACTAGATGGGCCAACGCATCCCAACATCCTTTATAGGTTGTGGTTCCTTCAGGTTGTATGCATTCTTGCAGGGGATTACAATGAATAATTAATGCATCAGCCTGCAAAGCATCCGTTAAGCGCTGTATGTCGGTAACGGATGTTTCAATTAATTGAGCTATCCCCAAGTTACTGTATAAACTTACTTCTGGAAAATCTTGACGTAAATATTGCCATTCAAAAGCTGCTTTAGAATCTGTAAGTTCCCGTCTTTGTGAGCCTACGCCCATTGCCCAACCATTTTTTGCGCAGGCTTCCATAAGGTTTCGATTGATGTGTTTTGCGCGTCGATGTCCTGCGGTCATAGAACTAACAAGAAAAGGTTTTTCAACTTCGCGACCAAATCGATTTCCTCTAATAGAGACTTCATCAAAATTTAAATCAGGAAGTGCTTCATGAATTAAATTAATATTGTCCAAAGTACTTAAATCAGCAGTTTGGTTTTCAGGCATTAAAGCCAACTTAATATGATCTTGTTTGCGTTGTTCAAACTGCTCGAGGTAATTTGTCATGGATTTTATGCCTGCTGTTTTATAATGGACTTAGGATAGGGAACACGGCTGTATTATCTATTCTATATTCTTAGAGTTATATTTTCCACCCAGAGGATCCATTAAGTTGCACGCAGAGAGCACAATAGATCATAATCGATCAAGGCAAGGCTCTATCTGACATTTTTCGAATGAAAATCACTCCGCAAAATCGGTCTAGAGTCATTTCTTCGTATATTCTAGCCTGGGTGAAGCATAGCGACATACCGGTTCTACTATGCTCTAATCCAGGCTAGGGCTTATTAAAGGTATTCTGTTCATTTCTGTGTATTTAGTTCAACCCAAGCAGCATAAGCGTCTATGAATTTTTTAATGAATTTCAAAGTGTCTTCCTTTTTTATTTTTCCTTGGGCATCAAATAAATCTCCAGCCCCGCCGATGTAGGTTTCAGGTTGCTGTAATATGGGGATATCTAAAAATACAAACGATTGTCTTAAATGATGATTTGCGCCAAATCCACCAATAGCACCTGGAGAAATGCTTATCACCGCACCAGGTTTTTTGCTCCATACACTTTGACCATAAGGACGAGAGCCCACATCAATTGCATTTTTCAGGACACCAGGAACGGAACGGTTGTATTCAGGTGTTATAAAGAGCACCCCTTGACATGTTTGTATTTGCTCACGAAACTGCGTCCAAGCGGCTGGCGGTCTATTTTCATCATCAAGGTCTTGGTTGTATAAAGGTAAATCACCAATTTCAATAATCTGTAATTCCAGGGAGGGGGGGATAGAGAAATGAGCTGATGCGCCATTTTTCGGTTGAAGGACTCTTTGCGCAAA from Legionella sainthelensi carries:
- a CDS encoding NAD(P)/FAD-dependent oxidoreductase gives rise to the protein MNNMAYCRDKSILAKDDSLKASNFDADVLIAGAGPSGAICAYYLAQAGKKVMLIDSHSFPRDKVCGDFVSPMSLKELMTLGITDLPEFKATNMITEATVYVDGQKLITDNIPQIKDFVNYGRVIPRVLLDSWIVNAAKQQGVNVITDCKLVNYFVNEQDVRVECEQLGKKRHFLIKMLVGADGSNSMVARILQGKKPNPKHKIVAVRAYCENINCISHQATLFFTRNTFPGYFWFFPTSSTTANVGIGMVLKTFPKNETNLKAMLLEMIENDPFFKSKMSQGMQITKIAGWPLSCYDPTTINVKDRVLLTGDAAGFINPFTGEGIQYALQSGRLAAETIIESFKTENFSAGSLKRFDTKVSEQITHDLSFVNIVMQLTRNRNLNVLWLNILKIILYQAKKNPKHASLSGGFFVGIVPMYRLLSISYTGKTILDSISCFFKTKNIFKQTIIFIHQQILQVVNQKMAHLNWITYLGNSVFLFMRLSIKVGFIKMCIFLKRLCSRA
- the fni gene encoding type 2 isopentenyl-diphosphate Delta-isomerase, whose protein sequence is MTNYLEQFEQRKQDHIKLALMPENQTADLSTLDNINLIHEALPDLNFDEVSIRGNRFGREVEKPFLVSSMTAGHRRAKHINRNLMEACAKNGWAMGVGSQRRELTDSKAAFEWQYLRQDFPEVSLYSNLGIAQLIETSVTDIQRLTDALQADALIIHCNPLQECIQPEGTTTYKGCWDALAHLVKNFELPIIVKETGCGFSRETMTRLNDIGIAAIDVGGLGGTHWGRIEGHRATGDPMRQQAAITFRNWGIDTATSVKLAMEINPSYEIWGSGGVYNGLNAAKLFALGATTVGYAKPMLEAALKSSEQVSLCMQTIEYELKVALFCTGSRTLLDLKKKLG